The genomic region GGCTCGCACCCGTTTCTCGTGCTCTCGCCGCGGGCCTTCAACGAGAAGACCGGCCTCGTCATCGGATGCGCGATGACCAGCAGGCAGGCGCACAACCCGTTCGCGGTGCCCAATCCCCGGGATCCGGAGCAGGCGAGCTACATCCTCGCGGATCAGCCGAAGTCGTTCGACTGGCGCCGGAGAAACGCGCGGAAGCATCCGTGGCGGAACGTCGCGCCCGAGCTGCTCACGGAGGTCTGCGACAGGCTGGAGGCGATCGTGCAACTCTGTCGGTA from Burkholderiales bacterium harbors:
- a CDS encoding type II toxin-antitoxin system PemK/MazF family toxin; protein product: MIWIDHSPHSGREMAGSHPFLVLSPRAFNEKTGLVIGCAMTSRQAHNPFAVPNPRDPEQASYILADQPKSFDWRRRNARKHPWRNVAPELLTEVCDRLEAIVQLCR